The DNA window CAGTCCAGGATCACTCCGATCCCCTGGCCGTGCATATAGTCCATAAAATACATGAAATCATCGGGCGTGCCGAAACGGCTTGTAGGTGCATAATAACCGGTCACCTGGTATCCCCATGACGCATCCAGCGGATGTTCCATCACCGGCATCAACTCCACATGGGTATATCCCATCTCTTTCACATATTCGGCCAGCTTCACCGCTATCTCACGGTAATTGTAGAACTCGGATCCTACAATCTCGCTGCCCATATCGTCCACTGTGATCGGCTTGCGCATCCAGGAGCCCAGATGAACCTCATAGACCGACATCGGGTTTGTCTTGGTATCGGTCTTTGCACGTTTGTCCATCCATTCCCTGTCGTTCCATTCATACTGGTTCAAATCCCAGACCACCGACGCCGTGTTCGGCCTGAGTTCCGCATAGTTGGCATACGGGTCCGCCTTCAGGGCCGGATCCCCGTTCCTGAACTTCACTTCGTATTTGTATACGGCGCCCTTCTTCACTCCGGGAATGAATAACTCAAATATGCCGGATTCCCCCAGTTTTCTCATCTGGTGCCTCCGTCCGTCCCAGAGGTTGAAATCACCCACTACGCTGACGCGCATCGCGCAGGGAGCCCACACGGAAAAATAAACGCCAGGCGTTCCCTTAACCGTCATCGGATGGGCGCCCATCTTATTATAGATTCCATAGTGGATTCCGGCCTCGAACTTCTTTAAATCCGAATCGGTAAACTGAGGCGCAAATGAATATGGATCATGAATCTCACTCAGGGTTCCGTTATCGTAAAATACCAGCAGCGTATATTCAGCCAGAGTTTTTCTCGGTATCAGCGCCGCAAAGAAACCCGCGTCGTCCGCCAGTTCCATCTGATATTTCTTCCCTGTTGAAGTTATCTTAACTGTGATATCCCTGGCAGTCGGAATAAATGCCTGTACCAGCATACCTTCCTCTGTCATGTGGGCACCCAGCATATTATGCGGATTGGAAGCTTCTGAATATACCAGTTCCTCGATTCCGGCCCAGTCCATCAAGTCGTATAATGTTTTATCCATAAATACGCCTCCTTTTTCCTACCTGTTTTATCTTCATTCTATCATCCTGAATTAAATAATACAATCACTTTACCCTAATTTTAGATTTGCCATCCGTTACTGTTCACTCCATGCTCAGTCACACGCCGCAGTCCGCCCCGCCGCTCCCGACAGGTACCAGGCCAGCATAAGATCCACCGCCCTGCCGTAGCTCCTCACGCCGTCGGCCTGGCTGTTTGCCTTTAAATACGTGTTGTTCAGCGTCTCGGCCGCCTTAGAAACCTTTGAGTCAAACCGCTCCCAGAACGCAGTATTTTCGCGCAGATCTTCCTGTACCTCCGGCCTCAGCCTGTTCCAATATCCGGCATACGACCCATGATTTACCTCCGCCAGGGCATTACCCGCATAAATCCACCCCATCAGGCAGCCGCTGTAGCGGTATTCACCGTCATCCGCCCCAATACAGGCCAGAAAACCGATAAAATTCGCTTCGTCCTCTCTCATAAATCCTCTCAGATGGGAAAGTTCATGGCAGACCGTATGAGGAATGTTGTACGGGGTCATTTCCGCATTGTAATTGGCCTCCACCGTGAAAGGGGAATAAATCCCGCTCAGCTGCTGTACCGACAAAATCCTGGATATCAGGAGGGGTTTTGGAACCGGATAATAACCGGAGAGCTGGGGATACTGTTCTCCCAGCTTATTCATTGCCCTGACCGCCTTACGCTGAATCGCGGCTTTCGTCTGCGTGCCGGTCTCTGTATACGCCGCATTCACCTCGTCGGTGAGCCATCCCAAAAGCGCTTCCAGCTCCTCCTCGGAATACCGGCCGGCCCTGTATTCCAGATAATTTGAAAACGGACGGCGGTAATAATTCACTCCACAGTTGACCGTATAAATAAAAAACAAAGCTGAAATTAAAAAGAATGTACCCGTAGCCATCTTTTTCCAGTCCTTCAGGTGACGGATGCCGTAGACTGCACAGGCCAGAAACAGAATATAGATAAGAAGTTCTACCACAGAAAAGGGAAACAGACCGAAAAATCGGGCAAATGCGCCGGAGAGGGGCGGATAAACATAGTCCGCATACCACGGACCAAACCAGGCTGTCCTGCGCGCAAGCATCTGCAGGGCAGCCGAGACGGCCAGCAGGATAATCCCTGCCGCAAGCAGTGTAAATTCTCTGTTTTTCCTCATTCTTACCCACATATTTCTTCCCCTTATCCCGAAAAATGGAAAAAAACCTTACCATTTGTGAAATTTCTTCAAAAAAACTTGATAAATCAAAAAAACTCATATACACTATTATATTGCAAACTAAACTCATTCGTCAAACAGGAGATACTATGAAAAATATAGAAAAAAATAAGCAGGAGGCCGATCTCGGAAGCGAAACGGTTCCTGCTGCCACGGAAGGTGAGTCAGACCTCACGGGCCTTGCTGCCGTGAAGGATGAATCAGACCTGACGGGCTCTGCGGCCACGGATGGCGAGTCAGACCTGACGGTTCCCGCGGCCGCGGAGGGTAAATCAGGCCTGGCGGGCCCTGTAGCCGCAGAGGACGGAGCCGGCCTGATGGATCCTGCACCGGGAGCCCTGGCAGAAGAGCTGGAAAAAGAGCTGGCCAGGAACACGGTCAAAAGCGGACTTCCTGGGCAGGACGCGGAGAACCATACTCCCACATCTGCAAAAGGGAAGAAAGATAAAGAACCCATCAACTGGAAAGCCGAGATTATCAGCTGGATTCAGGTCCTTGTAACGGCCGCCCTTATCGCCTTTGTCATTGACCGATACATTATAGCCAACAGCCAGGTCCCGACGGGTTCCATGGAAACCACCATCATGCCGGGTGACCGCGTGATCGGTTCCCGTTTAAGCTACACCTTCGGGGAAGCCGAGAGAGGCGACATTGCAATCTTCATCTATCCGGACGATGCCGACAAAGGCATTACCACCTACTATGTAAAGCGGGTGATTGGAATGCCGGGAGATACCATCGATATTATCGACGGGAAGATTTATATCAACGGCTCTGATACCCCTCTGGATGAACCTTATCTCCACGAAGAGATGGAGGAGGAACCGCCGCAGCACTATGAAGTCCCGGAAAATTCCTATTTCATGATGGGAGACAACCGGAACTACTCCAACGACTCCAGGCGTTGGAAAAATAAATTTGTAGCCGAGGATCAGCTGGTAGCAAAGGTTCTGTTCCAGTATTATCCAAAGATACGGAAACTTGAATAGAGTTACTTTTCACACCGCAGAACTCGGGATTTTCACAAAATACACGTGAAACACCTCGCGGAATGCATCCCGGGTGAACAGTAACTTGAATAGGAGCATCAGGATATTATAATAAAAAATAATCTTTAATCCTACATTACGAGGGAGGAACTTATGAAAAAAGTTGTAAAATTCGGCGGCAGTTCCCTTGCCAGTGCGAAACAGTTCAAAAAAGTAGGCGATATCATCCGTTCCGATAAGGCGAGG is part of the [Clostridium] symbiosum genome and encodes:
- a CDS encoding DUF3810 domain-containing protein, producing MWVRMRKNREFTLLAAGIILLAVSAALQMLARRTAWFGPWYADYVYPPLSGAFARFFGLFPFSVVELLIYILFLACAVYGIRHLKDWKKMATGTFFLISALFFIYTVNCGVNYYRRPFSNYLEYRAGRYSEEELEALLGWLTDEVNAAYTETGTQTKAAIQRKAVRAMNKLGEQYPQLSGYYPVPKPLLISRILSVQQLSGIYSPFTVEANYNAEMTPYNIPHTVCHELSHLRGFMREDEANFIGFLACIGADDGEYRYSGCLMGWIYAGNALAEVNHGSYAGYWNRLRPEVQEDLRENTAFWERFDSKVSKAAETLNNTYLKANSQADGVRSYGRAVDLMLAWYLSGAAGRTAACD
- the lepB gene encoding signal peptidase I, whose amino-acid sequence is MDPAPGALAEELEKELARNTVKSGLPGQDAENHTPTSAKGKKDKEPINWKAEIISWIQVLVTAALIAFVIDRYIIANSQVPTGSMETTIMPGDRVIGSRLSYTFGEAERGDIAIFIYPDDADKGITTYYVKRVIGMPGDTIDIIDGKIYINGSDTPLDEPYLHEEMEEEPPQHYEVPENSYFMMGDNRNYSNDSRRWKNKFVAEDQLVAKVLFQYYPKIRKLE